In a genomic window of Gossypium arboreum isolate Shixiya-1 chromosome 7, ASM2569848v2, whole genome shotgun sequence:
- the LOC108489590 gene encoding (+)-neomenthol dehydrogenase-like: MAESLQRYAVVTGANKGIGLAICKLLASKGVMVVLTARDEKRGLVALEKLKESGLSGHLVFHRLDVADPATITCLADFVKNKFGKLDILVNNAGIGGSTMNHEALKAAKVSGTEADLEAVWSKILIETYELAEECLKINYYGAKTTADALIPLLQLSDSPRIVNISSSMGKLQYIPSEQRKEALRDADTGEKIDELITEFLKNFKEGSLESKGWPTFLSAYTISKVAMNAYTRILAKKHPNFCINCVCPGFVKTDINNNTGHSTPEEGAAIPVKLALWPNGGAPSGLFFVQGEPVPFE, encoded by the exons ATGGCGGAATCCCTCCAAAG GTATGCTGTTGTCACCGGGGCGAACAAGGGGATTGGACTGGCCATATGTAAGTTGTTGGCCTCTAAAGGGGTCATGGTGGTCTTAACTGCTAGAGACGAGAAAAGGGGTCTCGTCGCTCTTGAAAAGCTGAAAGAATCCGGTCTCTCTGGTCATCTAGTTTTTCACCGGCTCGATGTCGCCGACCCTGCTACCATCACTTGTCTGGCAGACTTTGTCAAAAACAAATTTGGGAAGCTTGATATCCTG GTGAATAACGCTGGTATAGGCGGGAGTACAATGAACCATGAGGCTTTAAAAGCTGCAAAAGTTTCCGGTACTGAG GCAGATCTGGAAGCAGTTTGGAGTAAAATCCTGATTGAAACGTACGAGCTAGCAGAAGAATGTTTGAAAATAAACTACTATGGTGCTAAAACTACGGCCGATGCACTCATTCCTTTACTCCAGTTATCTGATTCTCCGAGGATTGTCAATATTTCCTCTAGCATGGGCAAGCTACAG TACATACCGAGCGAACAGCGCAAAGAAGCATTAAGGGATGCTGATACAGGAGAGAAAATCGACGAGTTAATCACCGAGTTTCTAAAGAATTTCAAGGAGGGTTCATTAGAAAGCAAGGGTTGGCCAACCTTTCTCTCTGCCTATACAATCTCAAAAGTAGCTATGAATGCCTATACAAGGATTTTGGCCAAGAAGCATCCAAATTTCTGCATCAACTGTGTTTGCCCTGGTTTTGTCAAAACCGATATAAATAACAATACCGGTCATTCAACCCCCGAAGAAGGTGCAGCGATTCCAGTCAAGTTAGCACTTTGGCCGAACGGTGGTGCCCCTTCCGGCCTCTTTTTCGTTCAGGGTGAACCTGTACCATTTGAAtga